From a region of the Fischerella sp. JS2 genome:
- the nifB gene encoding nitrogenase cofactor biosynthesis protein NifB: MTPPFTGLVTSPITETIIESKSSGCGGCSSSATGDMDEKLQQRIANHPCYSEEAHHHYARLHVAVAPACNIQCNYCNRKYDCANESRPGVVSELLTPEEAAHKVLVIAGKIPQLTVLGIAGPGDPLANPERTFRTFELVAEKAPDIKLCLSTNGLMLPEYIDRIKQLNIDHVTITINMVDPEIGAKIYPWVHYKRKRYRDIEGVRILHEKQMEGLQALKEADILCKVNSVMIPGINDEHLVEVNKVIRSHGAFLHNIMPLISAPEHGTHFGLTGQRGPTPRELKAVQDSCAGNMKMMRHCRQCRADAVGLLGEDRSQEFTKDKFMAMAPEYDLAQRQEVHAGIEKFREELKAAKQQVVATPVQNAPKILVAVATKGGGLVNQHFGHAKEFQVYEVDGREVRFIGHRKIDHYCQGGYGETATLENIIEAIADCKAVLVAKIGDCPKEKLHTAGIQTVETYDLIDKAALEYYQQYLQQTVIS; encoded by the coding sequence ATGACTCCACCGTTTACAGGACTCGTCACCTCCCCAATTACGGAAACTATAATTGAATCGAAATCCAGTGGTTGCGGCGGATGCAGCAGCAGCGCCACTGGGGACATGGATGAAAAACTTCAACAGCGCATAGCTAACCATCCCTGCTATAGCGAAGAAGCTCACCATCACTATGCTAGGTTGCATGTGGCAGTTGCTCCTGCTTGTAATATTCAATGCAACTACTGTAATCGCAAATACGACTGTGCTAACGAAAGTCGTCCCGGCGTAGTGAGCGAATTGTTAACGCCAGAAGAAGCAGCACACAAAGTTTTAGTGATTGCTGGCAAAATTCCTCAACTGACTGTTTTAGGAATTGCAGGTCCTGGCGATCCTCTGGCAAATCCAGAAAGGACTTTTCGCACCTTTGAGTTGGTAGCAGAGAAAGCACCCGATATTAAACTTTGTTTATCAACCAATGGTTTAATGCTTCCCGAATATATTGATCGCATTAAACAATTAAATATAGATCACGTTACAATCACCATTAACATGGTGGACCCAGAAATCGGTGCAAAGATTTATCCTTGGGTTCACTACAAACGCAAACGTTACAGAGATATCGAAGGCGTAAGAATCCTCCACGAAAAACAAATGGAAGGATTACAAGCGCTCAAAGAAGCTGATATTCTCTGCAAAGTCAACTCGGTAATGATTCCGGGGATTAATGACGAACACTTAGTAGAAGTTAATAAAGTTATTCGTTCCCACGGTGCATTTCTGCACAACATCATGCCATTGATTTCGGCTCCAGAACACGGCACTCACTTCGGCTTAACAGGACAGCGTGGCCCTACTCCCAGAGAATTAAAGGCAGTACAAGACAGCTGTGCTGGTAACATGAAGATGATGCGCCACTGTCGCCAGTGCCGTGCCGATGCGGTAGGATTATTAGGAGAAGACCGCAGCCAAGAATTTACCAAAGATAAATTCATGGCAATGGCTCCAGAATACGACCTTGCTCAACGCCAAGAAGTTCACGCAGGTATTGAGAAATTTAGAGAAGAACTCAAAGCTGCCAAACAACAGGTTGTAGCCACACCCGTACAAAACGCGCCAAAAATTCTAGTTGCAGTCGCAACCAAAGGTGGTGGCTTAGTTAACCAACACTTCGGTCACGCCAAGGAATTCCAGGTGTATGAAGTCGATGGTAGGGAAGTACGTTTTATCGGTCATCGTAAAATAGACCACTATTGCCAAGGTGGTTATGGCGAAACAGCTACTCTCGAAAATATCATCGAAGCGATCGCAGATTGCAAAGCAGTACTTGTTGCCAAAATCGGTGATTGTCCCAAAGAAAAATTACACACCGCAGGCATCCAAACCGTTGAAACTTACGACCTGATTGACAAAGCTGCTTTGGAATATTACCAGCAATACCTCCAACAAACAGTTATTAGTTAG
- a CDS encoding Rieske 2Fe-2S domain-containing protein: protein MTVEINTLDSAIPEQEQEFHWQECWYPICFVQDLPKNRPYSFSLYEEPFVLFKNQDGQLVCLSDRCPHRAAKLSDGQIIDGKIECLYHGWQFGSDGECLHIPQLPKDAKIPAHACVRSFPVVEHQSMVWMWASATITADEKRIPAIAELDKPETVSMDYMRDLPYEQSFLIENIIDPAHVFIAHDGSDGNRKYAQPLDIEVVDNSVWGIYGKWRIAGESRGFFQNWQKLDFIAPNLVHYQFSAKNPDWSLGLAIYSLPLGKNRCRILLRRYRNFMTCPMQFMPRWFHHLRQNRILEEDMSVVVGQQAEIQRLGNSLKEIFLPLKTSDTLVIEYRKWLDKFGLSLPYYQGYSTSKNIHGNNSDRHQQTPTLDRLSQHIHICNSCHQAYRVSDRLKQTFVGIAIALAALAIITDSSSIQLAAVSTSVVAVVLAIIAQKVKTRLERPYNRQAKGWLS, encoded by the coding sequence ATGACAGTAGAAATCAATACTCTGGATTCTGCCATACCTGAGCAAGAACAAGAATTTCACTGGCAAGAATGCTGGTATCCCATCTGCTTTGTACAAGATTTACCAAAAAATCGCCCTTATAGTTTTTCTTTATACGAAGAACCATTTGTCTTATTTAAAAATCAAGATGGACAACTGGTTTGTTTAAGCGATCGCTGTCCTCATCGTGCTGCCAAATTGTCTGATGGACAGATTATCGATGGCAAAATAGAATGCTTATACCACGGTTGGCAGTTTGGTAGTGATGGCGAATGTCTGCATATTCCGCAGTTACCAAAAGATGCCAAAATTCCTGCTCATGCTTGTGTGCGATCATTTCCGGTTGTGGAACATCAAAGCATGGTTTGGATGTGGGCCAGTGCAACAATCACTGCTGATGAAAAACGTATTCCAGCCATCGCAGAATTAGACAAACCTGAAACTGTCAGCATGGACTATATGCGCGATCTCCCTTATGAGCAAAGCTTTTTAATAGAAAATATTATAGATCCGGCTCATGTTTTTATCGCCCACGATGGCAGCGATGGCAATCGCAAATATGCCCAACCATTAGATATAGAGGTGGTGGATAATTCAGTTTGGGGTATTTATGGTAAGTGGCGCATAGCAGGAGAATCCAGGGGGTTTTTCCAAAATTGGCAAAAGCTTGATTTTATTGCCCCAAATTTAGTTCATTATCAATTTAGTGCTAAAAACCCAGATTGGTCATTAGGATTAGCAATATATTCACTTCCACTAGGTAAAAACCGATGTCGTATTCTCCTGAGAAGATATCGTAACTTTATGACTTGTCCTATGCAATTCATGCCTCGCTGGTTCCACCACCTACGCCAAAACAGAATATTAGAAGAGGACATGTCGGTTGTTGTGGGACAACAAGCAGAAATCCAGCGTTTGGGAAACAGCCTCAAAGAAATATTTCTACCTCTCAAAACATCTGACACCTTGGTAATTGAGTATCGCAAGTGGCTGGATAAGTTTGGTTTATCTTTGCCGTATTATCAGGGCTATTCGACATCAAAAAATATTCACGGGAATAATAGCGATCGGCATCAACAAACCCCAACTTTAGACCGATTGTCGCAACACATACATATCTGTAATTCTTGTCATCAAGCCTATCGAGTTAGTGATCGCCTCAAACAAACTTTTGTGGGAATAGCGATCGCACTTGCAGCTTTAGCGATCATTACAGACAGTTCTTCCATACAACTAGCAGCCGTATCTACTTCTGTTGTAGCTGTAGTTTTGGCAATTATCGCTCAAAAAGTTAAAACCCGCCTTGAACGTCCTTACAACCGTCAGGCGAAAGGTTGGTTAAGTTGA